From the genome of Cloacibacillus sp. An23:
CGCGCAGCTCTTTGCGCTGGAGGCGCTCGAATTTTTTCTGGAGCTTGTCCATGTCCTTCGTGCCGAATTTGAACTGGATCATCTTCACGCCTCCATCCTGCAATCCATCTCGCATACCGCGCGCGCGTAGTCCGGCCGCACGGCGCGGACGGTGAGCGTCTTGCCGCGCCACGTGATGACATCTCCGTTTTGCGGTTCGACGCGCCCGAGGCGTATCGTCACCTCGTGCGTGCGGATTTCAAGGTCGCGGCCCGATATGATACCGCTGCGCGAGCGCGTTGCCGTGACCTTCGCCCAGCAGCCGCAGAGCTTTTCAAGCGTCCGCGTCTCTCCGCCTATGCCGTCGCCGCCGGTCTTCGGCCGCGAGATGGTTATCCGCTCGCGAAGCTCGCCCGGGTTCATGGTCGTTCTCTCATACCGGCAGATTTCGCCGAAGGTTCAGAATCGCCGTCACTCCGAGAGGAACCTCCAAAGCGGCGTCTTTTACACCGACTGCGATGCGGTTTTCAAACAAATGGCCTATGAGCAGCAGACAGGCCGCTTTTTCCATTGCGGGCATATCTTCGGCTTCAACGACGCTGCCGTCTGAGTTTGCTCTTTCCACATACACCCTGTTCTGGTAATTTTCGGCATACTGACGCGCAGCAGTGATGAGCGTCTCTATATAGCTGTCCTCGTCGCTGTAAGTAATACGCAGGTGTGCTTTAGCTTCAGACAGCGTTATCGGTTCCGGCACAGCCGCCACCTCCATCAGAAATAAAAGGGTGAGCACGAGCCCCCTGAGTTATACAGTCAGCTCCGGCCCCTCAGCCGCACCGTAGCGCAGATCGCCGATTATGTAGAGAGCGGAAACGATATTCGCCTCGTTCGAGAGGGCCGCTTTAACGCAGATGTACGAAAAACCGTTTTCCTTGTCAAGAACATCAGTATCGACTTGAAATACCACGATTTTCTTTTTGAGCTGCGAGTCCGTAGTGTAGCTGACCGCATCCTCTTTCCGTTCCAGGTATTCGGAAGCGGCGGCGTCCTCGTTCGCCCAGATGGGCACCTTCTCCGTTATTGCCTTCGACTCAGTACCGGACGCATCCTTAGCCTGTTCGATGGTCAGCGCGACCGCAGCGGCGTTAGCCTGGTTTATGTGGCAGACCACCGCGATGCGCGGCGCACCGGCGAGACTTATGTAGTCTCCGGCTGCAGCGGCTGCTCCGGTGCTCGGTGTAATGGCTTCTATGATTTTCGTCTGTTCGGCGAGCGAGAATTTCATTGTCAGATTACCTCCTTACGCCCTGTCGGCAAGGGCAACGAACGGCCCCATCAGCTTGTTGCCCTTCAGCGTTTTCCAAGGCGAGCCATCCCACGGCTGTCCGTTGTTGCGCTGTATGAAACGGAATGCGGTCTCGTCGGTTACGAACTTGACGTGTATCGACGTTTCAATCTCGGTGTTGCCTTTTTCTATCATGAGATACTGATTCAGGTCGGCGAGCAGGATGTCTCCCTTCGTGCCGATCTCCGGGCAGTGCTCACACGGTATGACCGGCCTTCCGAGCAGCGTTCCATAAAGCCCGCCTGAGAGCCCGGTCGGCGGCATATATACGAGGTTATCGTTTATCGCAAGCTGCGGCAGCACCTCCTGCACGCCTACCTGTGAAACGAGCCATACCGCGTTCGGGAGGAAACGTGCCGGCATGGAATAGAACATCTTGAGTATGTTCTGGACGTTTATCGTCTTCGCCGCCTGGTTGGTTTCCTTTGCGACGGTGACGAGCGCCTTGCTGTTCAATATGCCGAGGCATTGCCCCGCGCCGCTGCCTTCGAATATTTCCTGGTCGAGCTTGAAGCCGAAATTATCGGCGTATCCGCGGCGGATTAGAGAGCCTAGCGCCGTTGCGTCCCGCAGAGCGCGATTCGTCACGTAGAGGAGGCCGTAAAGGTCTTCGAGCCGGATGTCCCGCGTCTTCATCTTAGCGGTCTCGCCTGCCTTCATTTCCTCCGCCTCGCCCTTGCGGTAGACCTTGAACGCGCCGCCCCAGGGGCCCTTGCTCCTGTCCTTATCGTCAACCTCCATATATTCAAACCCGTCCGAGTTCGCGCCTATCGGGATGCGCGAGACGCGCGACGCGAGGACGCCGGATTCCGTCGCCGACTCCCGAAGCTGAGTGGCAAAATCGGTCTGGACGAGAAAGCCGACTTCGCTCGCTATGCTGGTGCGGATGCCGGCGGCGGAGTTGACCGCGGTCTGCTTATTTTCGGCCACGTCCACGGGATAATCGACGTCCGGGCTGCCGGCAAGCCGCGCAACCGCCTGAAGCTGCTCACCGAAGCTGTTGAACGGGCGTTCGTTTTTATCCTTCGGCACTGCAGGAGACGGGCTTATGCTCATAGACGCCGGCATCGGAGCCGCGTTTATGAACCCACCGAGAGAACGCATCTCCTCAGCGCGCTTCTCTTCGGCCTCTATTTCCGCTTTGAGCTTCGCGGCCTCGGCCTTAAGCTCGTCCCATTTCTCCTGGCTGAAGCTGTCAGAATCGTTCAGCGCCTTCATCTGCTCGAATACGGCTTTAAGCTTTGCTTTTTTGTCCATGACATTTCCTCCTTAAAAAATTAACATTTCCATTGCGAGGAGCTCGCGCGCACGTTTGTTCTTTTCCTGCGGCTGCCCCGCACCGCCTTCGTTTCTTTGCTCGTCTTCTCCGTTCCCGGACTCCGCTGCAATCTCATCGATAAGCCCAAGCTCGTGAGCACGCTCGGCGGAAAGGAATGAGTCGTGACGCATAAGCTCGCGCACGTCATGCTCGCTTAAGCCAGAGCGGCGGCAAATAAGCGAGACACATCTGGCTTCGTGCGCCTTCATGCTGTTCAGGTGATCCTCTATCTGCTCCCGTGTGCCCAGCGCCAGGCCGGAAATTGGATGGATTAGATATTCCGCGTTTGGGTACGAGTAACGCCGGAAAGCGGCCTGCAGTATCATAATGCCCATGCTGTAGACCGCGCCAGCGCCTAGGACCGACACCTTGACGTCGCGCTTTCGATTCCACTCCGCCATCATGTCAACAATCTCAAAACCATCCGTAACAATCCCACCGTAAGTGTTGAGCGAGATAACCAGTTCGCTGCATTTTCCGGCTATCTCTGTATAATGATTTTCTACGGCGTGGAAATACTGGACGAGGTATTCATCTACGAGACAGTTGACACGCAGAAGCATTTTGCCGTTTTCAACAACGGCTCCGTCAATATCTTCCTTTACGGATATTCTCACGTCGCGCGGGGTGTCCGACCAGTAATCTTCTACGTAGCCGCGGATATCGCGTCCCGGAGCTAAAAGCAGCGGGGAACCGCGCAGAAAATGATATTTATTCTTCATCTGCACTCTCCTTTACATCAGGCTGCCGTGTCATAGCGGTGCTGAGCGGTATCATGTTGCCGTTCACGAGGTAGGCATCTCCGCCCTCTTCCGCCGGGATCGGGTTCATGTCTTCCATCTCGCGGATGTCGTTCGCGTTCATTACTCCGTTTTGACGCATAAAGTTGTAATAATTTGTTTTCGTCGCCATCGCGACACGCGACTTGGAATTCAGATTAAATTTGAAAAAGTATCCCAGTTCTTTCTCTTCTTGAGTCAGAAGCACCCGGCGCAGTTCCTCTTCCCACTGCACGATGCGCGGATAGATGCATTGCTGGTCGAATTCCATACTCTGGTGCTCGATGTTGCTGAAAGTAGCGCGGTCCAGAATCGCTATCTTATGCGGCGGCACGCCGAAGAAGCGGCAGACCTCGTGCATCTGATAGCTCCTTGTTTCAAGGAACTGCGCCGCGTCGTTCGGGATCGTAAGCTGCTGGAATTTCATGTCCTCCTCAAGAAACATGACGCGCTGCGCGTTGCTCAGCCCTTCGTATGACTCCTTGAACGACTTTTTGAAATTATCCAGCGCCTCCTGGCTCAGCGCCCGCGGATACGTAGCGATGCCTGACGCAAGAGCGCCGTTTTCAAAGAAACGCGAGCCGTATTCCTCTCCTGCAATCGCCAATCCCAGCGCGTCGCGTGCGAGTGATACGAATCTCATGCCGACTACGCCGTCGCCCAGCCCGCGCAGGTGCAGCATACGTTTTTCATCCAGGATGACTTCGCCGTTTTGCACTGCGACGCGGTAATAGAGTTTCCGTGTATCAAGGTCGCGCTCTTTTATTACGCGCCACGACGGGATAGGCCAAAGACCGACTACCTCTCCCAGTCTGTTGCGCTGCACCTCGGCGTAGCCGTTGCCCCACAGCTCCAGATTGAATGTCATTGTTTTCTTGAAGTCGGAGGCGGTCATTTCCGGGTTGGGCTCAAAGCGGAGCAGGTCAGCCAGGCCCCCGTGTACTCTTTCTTTGCCGCCGTTCGGCATCGTCCGCATAAAGTGAAGCGGAGACGCCCCGATTTCCGACGCAATAACGCGGATACAGGCATATACAGCCATGACCCGCACTGCGTCGGCTTCGGTTATTGTCTGTCCGACCTTTGACAGCGCTCCGAGCATCGGCATACACATAAGCCACTGAGTAATTGGGTCGTCAGTCTCGGCGACAAGCCTGTTGTAAAGAGTCTTCACCTTGGCCAGGAACCCGCCTTTTTCTTTTCTCACCACATACAGACACCTCCTCATATAGCGACGACGCCGCGCATCTCATATATGCTCGGGGCATTGCCACCCTGCGTCGTCGCACGCCCTATCGCCATGACGGCGGAGACTGGGCCGTCAATTTTTTCTCTGCTTTTTTCTTTATCGAGCTTAATATTGCCCGCCGGGTCCTGGCGAATGACGACGTTGCTCATCATCCAGTTCATGACGGGGTTGCCTCCGTGATGATATTTTTTCGACATGATAAGAATTTCGAGCTGTTTTGCCGCAGGACTGATGCTTAGAAATCCCTGTTGGAATTTGACCATTTCAATGCCATGGTCGATAAGGTGGTTCGTTATCTCCGTCGCGTTGTAGGGGTCGTAGGCGAGCTCGCGTATCCTGTAGCGGCGCGCGAGCTCAAGTATCCTGTGCTCTATGAAATCATAATCAATTACCGAACCTTCCGTCGCGTGTACCACGCCGTCGCGCACCCACACGTCATACGGAACTCTGTCGCGGCGCACTCTGTCCTCGATACGGTCTTTGGGCACCCAGAACTCATAGATATTCTTGTATGTGCCGTCCGGCTGAGGAAATGTGAGCGTCAAGGCCGAGATGTCAGTCGTCGTCGATAGGTCCAGCCCGCCGTAGCACTCGCATCCGGTCAAATCCGAGGCGTTGACCTCGCCTGCCGTCTCATTCCATTTATCCGGCGTGATCCAGACGCTTTCCGCGCTTGTCCAGACGTTCATGTGAAGGCGAAGGAACGGATTGAGCGCGGCTGGAGACGAGAGCGCATATCTGGCCTTCCTGCGAAGATCGCTGATTTCGACCGAAACGCCGAGGTTCGGATTCGGCTTCATCCAGTTAAGCTCGTCCTGCCAGTCGTCTCCATCGTCAAGCGTGAATATCATCCCGAAAAATTCGTCGTCCGGTATGACGCCCTGTAGAATTTTCTCGGTATGGTTATGCTTTTCCCGGCATATCCCGTTCTGGTTGACGCCGGCCGTTGTGATGGAAAACAGAAGCGGCTGCCGGCGCGCTCCCGTAGCCGTGTCGATAAGATCGTACACGTCTCTGGTTTTATGCGCGTGCAGCTCGTCGATTATTCCTCCGTGAACATTGAGCCCGTCAAGCGTGTCTTTGTCGGAGCCGAGGGGCTCAAACTTTGAAGCGCTGTCCAGAACGAACATACTGCTTGAGTTGACTGTGATAAATTTCTTGAGTTCCGGCGAGCTGCGAACCATGCGCTGAGCTTCCGAGAACACAATCTTCGCCTGCTCGCGTTTCGTAGCGACGACATATATTTCGGCTCCGGGCTCTCCGTCTCCGTCAAGAAGGAAAAGGCCGTTGCCGGCGGCGAACGTACTCTTTCCGTTTTTCCTAGCGACCTCCAGGTATGCCGTTCGGAAGCGCCGCAGGCCGTCTTTCTTGCGCCGCCATCCATACAGCGTATAGACTATAAACTGTTCCCACGTAGAAAGAACGAACGGTCTGCCGGCGAACTCTCCCTTGGAATGGTGCAGAAAAGAGAAAAACTTGAGCACTCTTTCCGCCTGCTTCTCGTCGAAATAGTATCCGCGCCGGCCTGCGCTTTTTAAATCGTTGATATGGCGCTCTACAGCGAGCCTTACCCACCTGCACACCGGTATTTTTTCGTTTACGACGCAGTCGATATATCTCCTGGCCCAACGGATTGAATTTTCTCTAGGACGCCCCGCCCCTAAGAGCCGCATATCCGCCGTCACCTCCGCCGCCCTTGTCGTCGGCGGACTTCATTACGCGCTGCTTTGCAGACGGAGTGAGGCCGAATTCAGCCTCAAGTTTCAACAGCTCTGACTGTGCGTCGCGCATTACGCGCCACGAAGGGTTATATCTTTCCCCGGACATTCCTTTATTAAGTACGACTCCGCGCTCCATGACGTCGGCAAGCGCTTCTTTATATATCCCGAGCAGGTCTATGTATCGCCCGAATGCGCGCCTGTCGCTTCTTTTTGCGACATTCATCGTGACAAGGCTGTCCCATAACTCCTTCTCGCCCGGAATATCCATGAAGCTTTCTGTGCAGTCTGCGTCTAACGGAAGCTCGACAAGCGGAGGCTGCTTTTTCTTATGGCTTCTGCCGCCGAGCTTCTTGATTCCCTCCGGCTTTGGTTTCCTTCCACGTGTGGCCATAGCTCCACCTCCATTTTTGCTGAAATTCGGGCGCGTTTTCACGCGTCGCCCAACCCGGTCTGGAGGCGTAAACCTCCAGAGATTTTGCCTCCCCCTTATACCCTCGCAGTACGTTTTTTCCGTTCTTCCGCCGTCTTTTTGTTGTGACATGCAGTACATAACGCCTGAAGGTTGTCGAAGTCGGTCATCGAGCCGCCGTCCCTTATCTCCAGCTTATGGTCGACTATGACTGCACTGACGATTCGATTTTCCTTGAAGCAATGCTCACATAGAGGATGGAGAGCCAAGTAACGCGCGCGTATGCGTTGCCATTTGGCGCTGTGATAAAACTTGTGAATCTCAGGACGCTCGGCATCATAGCGTTTATTGCCGTCTGCGGTTTTGTCTCGCGCATAGTCTTTATGTGCGGCGCAATATCGTTCGTTGTACTCAACCAGAGCACCGCAGCCTGGATACGCGCATGGTTTCTTCGACGCTTTAGGCATTGCCGGTCACTCCTATCTTATATACTTTCAGTTACCTATATGCTTTATACCGGAAGTTTCCACATCAATGTCCCATATCTTATATTGTGGGACATTTGTTTTAATACAAGGCAAGATTGCCGCATGCTTGACTGGATGCGGCTTTGTAGGGCATTAAGCCGCACTGTTTTTATCCATGCGTTTTCAGACGGTTTAACCAATGGAACACAACTCAGGCCATAATGCCGCCAATGCGCTGATAGACTGAATTCAGTTCGTCTTGAGTGATGCCTATGTAACGTTTGGTGATGCCTATATCTGAATGGTTGAATATCTCTTTTATATACATTATGTCAACTCCGGCACGGAACGCATGATAACCGAAGCTTTTGCGCAGCGAATGACATGCGACGGGCTCCGTGACGCCCGCCCGGCGCGCCACGTTTTTGATAATTCTTCCCGCCTGCCGGCGTGACAGCGGCTTTATCCCGCTGTGATACGGCGACGGGAAAAGCCATCCCTCTGACGCCGCCATGCCGCAGGCGTCAAGCGCAGCAATCTGGCAGGCGATCGCGTCGCGCGCCGCTTTGACCAGCTCCACCTGTTTCCCTTTTCTCGTTTTCTGTTCGTTTATTACGTAGCAGTGCGCAATATGCCACTTATTCCCTGCCTTCTTTGCCACATCTGATATTTTCAAAGAGAGGATGTCTTGAACGCGCAGGCCGGTATGAAAACCCATTGCTATCAGGCAAAAATCACGAGGCCGCTCAGATGCGATTTCTTTCATGCGTTTGATC
Proteins encoded in this window:
- a CDS encoding phage head closure protein codes for the protein MNPGELRERITISRPKTGGDGIGGETRTLEKLCGCWAKVTATRSRSGIISGRDLEIRTHEVTIRLGRVEPQNGDVITWRGKTLTVRAVRPDYARAVCEMDCRMEA
- a CDS encoding ATP-dependent Clp protease proteolytic subunit, yielding MKNKYHFLRGSPLLLAPGRDIRGYVEDYWSDTPRDVRISVKEDIDGAVVENGKMLLRVNCLVDEYLVQYFHAVENHYTEIAGKCSELVISLNTYGGIVTDGFEIVDMMAEWNRKRDVKVSVLGAGAVYSMGIMILQAAFRRYSYPNAEYLIHPISGLALGTREQIEDHLNSMKAHEARCVSLICRRSGLSEHDVRELMRHDSFLSAERAHELGLIDEIAAESGNGEDEQRNEGGAGQPQEKNKRARELLAMEMLIF
- a CDS encoding phage portal protein, coding for MVRKEKGGFLAKVKTLYNRLVAETDDPITQWLMCMPMLGALSKVGQTITEADAVRVMAVYACIRVIASEIGASPLHFMRTMPNGGKERVHGGLADLLRFEPNPEMTASDFKKTMTFNLELWGNGYAEVQRNRLGEVVGLWPIPSWRVIKERDLDTRKLYYRVAVQNGEVILDEKRMLHLRGLGDGVVGMRFVSLARDALGLAIAGEEYGSRFFENGALASGIATYPRALSQEALDNFKKSFKESYEGLSNAQRVMFLEEDMKFQQLTIPNDAAQFLETRSYQMHEVCRFFGVPPHKIAILDRATFSNIEHQSMEFDQQCIYPRIVQWEEELRRVLLTQEEKELGYFFKFNLNSKSRVAMATKTNYYNFMRQNGVMNANDIREMEDMNPIPAEEGGDAYLVNGNMIPLSTAMTRQPDVKESADEE
- a CDS encoding phage terminase small subunit P27 family, coding for MATRGRKPKPEGIKKLGGRSHKKKQPPLVELPLDADCTESFMDIPGEKELWDSLVTMNVAKRSDRRAFGRYIDLLGIYKEALADVMERGVVLNKGMSGERYNPSWRVMRDAQSELLKLEAEFGLTPSAKQRVMKSADDKGGGGDGGYAALRGGAS
- a CDS encoding phage major capsid protein, which encodes MDKKAKLKAVFEQMKALNDSDSFSQEKWDELKAEAAKLKAEIEAEEKRAEEMRSLGGFINAAPMPASMSISPSPAVPKDKNERPFNSFGEQLQAVARLAGSPDVDYPVDVAENKQTAVNSAAGIRTSIASEVGFLVQTDFATQLRESATESGVLASRVSRIPIGANSDGFEYMEVDDKDRSKGPWGGAFKVYRKGEAEEMKAGETAKMKTRDIRLEDLYGLLYVTNRALRDATALGSLIRRGYADNFGFKLDQEIFEGSGAGQCLGILNSKALVTVAKETNQAAKTINVQNILKMFYSMPARFLPNAVWLVSQVGVQEVLPQLAINDNLVYMPPTGLSGGLYGTLLGRPVIPCEHCPEIGTKGDILLADLNQYLMIEKGNTEIETSIHVKFVTDETAFRFIQRNNGQPWDGSPWKTLKGNKLMGPFVALADRA
- a CDS encoding tyrosine-type recombinase/integrase gives rise to the protein MKLVQPIRKVAQIKRMKEIASERPRDFCLIAMGFHTGLRVQDILSLKISDVAKKAGNKWHIAHCYVINEQKTRKGKQVELVKAARDAIACQIAALDACGMAASEGWLFPSPYHSGIKPLSRRQAGRIIKNVARRAGVTEPVACHSLRKSFGYHAFRAGVDIMYIKEIFNHSDIGITKRYIGITQDELNSVYQRIGGIMA
- a CDS encoding HNH endonuclease, with the protein product MPKASKKPCAYPGCGALVEYNERYCAAHKDYARDKTADGNKRYDAERPEIHKFYHSAKWQRIRARYLALHPLCEHCFKENRIVSAVIVDHKLEIRDGGSMTDFDNLQALCTACHNKKTAEERKKRTARV
- a CDS encoding head-tail connector protein translates to MPEPITLSEAKAHLRITYSDEDSYIETLITAARQYAENYQNRVYVERANSDGSVVEAEDMPAMEKAACLLLIGHLFENRIAVGVKDAALEVPLGVTAILNLRRNLPV
- a CDS encoding terminase TerL endonuclease subunit — its product is MRLLGAGRPRENSIRWARRYIDCVVNEKIPVCRWVRLAVERHINDLKSAGRRGYYFDEKQAERVLKFFSFLHHSKGEFAGRPFVLSTWEQFIVYTLYGWRRKKDGLRRFRTAYLEVARKNGKSTFAAGNGLFLLDGDGEPGAEIYVVATKREQAKIVFSEAQRMVRSSPELKKFITVNSSSMFVLDSASKFEPLGSDKDTLDGLNVHGGIIDELHAHKTRDVYDLIDTATGARRQPLLFSITTAGVNQNGICREKHNHTEKILQGVIPDDEFFGMIFTLDDGDDWQDELNWMKPNPNLGVSVEISDLRRKARYALSSPAALNPFLRLHMNVWTSAESVWITPDKWNETAGEVNASDLTGCECYGGLDLSTTTDISALTLTFPQPDGTYKNIYEFWVPKDRIEDRVRRDRVPYDVWVRDGVVHATEGSVIDYDFIEHRILELARRYRIRELAYDPYNATEITNHLIDHGIEMVKFQQGFLSISPAAKQLEILIMSKKYHHGGNPVMNWMMSNVVIRQDPAGNIKLDKEKSREKIDGPVSAVMAIGRATTQGGNAPSIYEMRGVVAI